One Schistocerca cancellata isolate TAMUIC-IGC-003103 chromosome 1, iqSchCanc2.1, whole genome shotgun sequence genomic region harbors:
- the LOC126134101 gene encoding glutamic acid-rich protein-like has translation MSGLDSNMTKMGTLLSDEMESKISKMQSDIDTKMSGLDSKMRNMSVEIESKLDKKNSDLREFSKFDMAVLNNNVKIEINQVKHECTQSIVKVKSELTTQIEQVTDDHQQFKVHVKSEIVKAREHIQGVENYGEINHAVLECKSKESKDKCEKLGAHVINKVNGLETHLKQFSNSVKEQLSEHDCRITKVEQCVTKRKLLRVYVKAGAHRQHYQLNPLSKPFVRTAPVQPPSINVVTKKEGKNNWEQQEERESTNVELREHSSSNTCHKNTFVEEISTNNKILNQEVEVNLHGETEEELSDSCGINNGAGVERVLDRLFEVIESSEEEEEKEEEEEIYNADNTLYRVAETEDLLDEVEPANKREYLGQPIVEVSVFDENVNCLIDTGSEVCAVSQNFVNEIPANKQVVRMPQIIIPAEVNDI, from the exons ATGAGTGGGTTAGATTCTAATATGACAAAAATGGGTACATTATTAAGTGATGAGATGGAATCTAAAATAAGTAAAATGCAGTCTGATATTGATACAAAAATGAGTGGGTTAGATTCAAAAATGAGAAATATGAGTGTTGAAATAGAATCtaaactggataaaaaaaattCAGATCTAAGAGAATTTTCGAAGTTTGACATGGCAGTgcttaacaataatgtaaaaattgaaatcaATCAGGTTAAACATGAATGTACACAATCTATTGTtaaagtaaaaagtgaattaacaacACAGATCGAACAAGTTACTGATGACCACCAACAGTTTAAAGTGCATGTTAAATCAGAGATAGTCAAGGCTCGTGAACATATCCAAGGGGTGGAAAACTATGGTGAAATAAATCACGCAGTATTAGAATGTAAATCGAAAGAAAGTAAAGATAAGTGTGAAAAACTTGGGGCACATGTAATAAATAAAGTCAATGGCTTGGAAACCCATCTTAAACAATTCAGTAACAGTGTGAAGGAGCAACTGTCTGAGCATGACTGTCGAATAACAAAAGTAGAACAGTGTGTTACTAAAA GAAAACTGCTACGAGTCTACGTGAAGGCTGGCGCTCATAGACAACATTACCAGTTGAACCCGCTTTCGAAACCATTTGTAAGAACGGCACCAGTACAACCACCTAGTATTAATGTAGTTACTAAGAAAGAAGGGAAGAATAACTGGGAGCAGCAAGAGGAAAGAGAATCAACCAATGTAGAGTTAAGGGAGCACAGTAGTAGTAACACTTGTCATAAGAACACATTTGTAGAGGAGATAAGTACTAATAATAAGATTTTGAATCAGGAGGTGGAGGTAAATCTGCACGGTGAAACAGAGGAGGAACTGTCTGACAGTTGTGGAATCAATAATGGAGCAGGGGTCGAAAGGGTGCTTGACAGGTTATTTGAAGTAATTGAGAGtagtgaagaggaggaggaaaaggaagaagaggaggaaatatATAATGCTGACAACACCTTGTATAGGGTCGCAGAAACAGAG GATTTACTAGACGAGGTAGAACCTGCAAATAAAAGAGAGTATTTAGGACAGCCTATAGTAGAGGTAAGCGTTTTTGATGAAAATGTAAattgtttgattgatacaggaTCAGAGGTGTGTGCTGTGTCCCAAAATTTTGTTAATGAAATCCCAGCAAATAAGCAAGTGGTAAGGATGCCACA